In Arsenicicoccus dermatophilus, a genomic segment contains:
- a CDS encoding MFS transporter, which yields MPSRRAHHPGLAVAALAVGGFAIGTTEFASMGMLPEVARGIDVDIPTAGHLVSAYALGVVVGAPTLAVLGSRLPRKLLLVALMGLFAVAHLASLAVSTYPALMAVRFVAGLPHGAYFGIASLVAASLVDERHRTQAVSNVLMGLTVANVVGVPVATWLGQHVGWQTAYAVVGALGLLTMAAVSRLVPHQEVDPDTSVRRELGALRRPQVWLALLIGTVGFGGMFSTYAYISPTLQTVGHWSAGAVPWILSLYGIGSTAGAAVAGRVARVGILRGIAILLVLIALLLAVWALLLPYVVVGLAATFLLGALPSMLVPLLQTRLMDVAHEGQSLAAALNHSTLNVANALGAWLGSVVLAAGWSYAWPSRVGVVLAVLGLGVTAWSALLGRTTTGPGPTR from the coding sequence ATGCCGTCCCGCCGAGCCCATCACCCCGGTCTGGCGGTCGCCGCCCTTGCGGTGGGCGGGTTCGCCATCGGCACCACGGAGTTCGCGTCGATGGGGATGCTGCCCGAGGTCGCCCGCGGCATCGACGTCGACATCCCGACCGCCGGGCACCTGGTGTCGGCCTACGCCCTGGGAGTCGTCGTGGGCGCCCCGACGCTGGCGGTCCTGGGCTCGCGGCTGCCGCGCAAGCTGCTCCTCGTGGCGCTGATGGGCCTCTTCGCCGTGGCACACCTGGCGAGCCTGGCGGTGTCGACCTATCCCGCACTGATGGCGGTGCGCTTCGTGGCGGGGCTGCCGCACGGGGCGTACTTCGGGATCGCCTCCCTGGTCGCGGCCTCGCTCGTCGACGAGCGGCACCGGACCCAGGCGGTCTCCAACGTGCTCATGGGCCTCACCGTCGCCAACGTCGTGGGGGTGCCGGTGGCGACCTGGCTGGGGCAGCACGTCGGCTGGCAGACGGCGTATGCCGTGGTCGGCGCGCTCGGGCTGCTGACCATGGCCGCGGTGAGTCGGCTCGTCCCCCACCAGGAGGTGGACCCGGACACCTCGGTGCGGCGCGAGCTGGGGGCGCTGCGCCGCCCGCAGGTGTGGCTGGCGCTGCTCATCGGCACGGTCGGCTTCGGCGGCATGTTCTCGACCTATGCCTACATCTCGCCGACCCTGCAGACGGTCGGGCACTGGTCGGCGGGCGCGGTGCCGTGGATCCTGTCGCTCTACGGCATCGGGTCGACGGCGGGCGCCGCGGTGGCCGGGCGGGTGGCGCGGGTCGGCATCCTGCGCGGCATCGCGATCCTGCTGGTCCTCATCGCGCTGCTGCTGGCCGTGTGGGCACTGCTCCTGCCGTACGTCGTGGTCGGGCTGGCGGCGACCTTCCTGCTGGGGGCGCTGCCGAGCATGCTGGTGCCGCTGCTGCAGACCCGCCTGATGGACGTGGCCCACGAGGGTCAGTCGCTGGCCGCCGCCCTCAACCACTCCACCCTCAACGTCGCCAACGCGCTCGGTGCCTGGCTCGGGTCGGTCGTGCTCGCCGCGGGCTGGAGCTATGCCTGGCCGTCGCGGGTCGGCGTGGTCCTGGCCGTGCTCGGGCTCGGGGTCACCGCCTGGAGCGCGCTGCTGGGCAGGACGACGACCGGCCCTGGACCTACGAGGTAG
- a CDS encoding type II toxin-antitoxin system PemK/MazF family toxin gives MAPHPQRLVRALRRLVLAPALDRLRDGRAHDTEGHRRDTDGPGRSPVAEPPAAAPAGDAGRGRLPRSGQSHQPGGATPHATSRGSYAGDFRGVPTLSYAPIPDDRPDPGEVVWAWIPYEEAHSRGKDRPALVIGRHEGLLLALPMTSKDHDRDNAQEASVGRHWCDVGCGPWDGRGRPSEVRVDRILQLDPGTVRRIGAVLPQDRFEQVAAQVRAHAR, from the coding sequence ATGGCACCACACCCCCAGCGCCTCGTGCGGGCGCTCCGACGGCTCGTGCTCGCTCCTGCGCTGGATCGGCTCCGTGACGGGCGCGCCCATGACACGGAGGGACACCGACGCGACACGGACGGGCCCGGGCGGAGTCCCGTGGCCGAGCCGCCCGCCGCCGCCCCGGCCGGTGACGCGGGTCGAGGGCGGCTCCCCCGGTCCGGGCAGTCCCACCAGCCCGGCGGCGCGACCCCGCACGCCACGAGCCGCGGCAGCTACGCCGGCGACTTCCGCGGGGTGCCGACCCTGAGCTACGCCCCGATCCCCGACGACCGACCCGACCCCGGCGAGGTCGTCTGGGCGTGGATCCCCTACGAGGAGGCCCACTCCCGCGGCAAGGACCGTCCCGCCCTGGTCATCGGCCGGCACGAGGGCCTGCTCCTGGCGCTGCCGATGACGAGCAAGGACCACGACCGGGACAACGCCCAGGAGGCCTCCGTCGGACGGCACTGGTGCGACGTGGGCTGCGGGCCCTGGGACGGGCGCGGGCGCCCCAGCGAGGTGCGCGTCGACCGGATCCTCCAGCTCGACCCGGGCACCGTGCGCCGGATCGGCGCCGTGCTCCCCCAGGACCGCTTCGAGCAGGTCGCCGCCCAGGTGCGAGCGCACGCGCGCTGA
- the rpsT gene encoding 30S ribosomal protein S20: MANIKSQIKRIKTNNARTERNKAYKSELRTHIRKFRAAVEAGNVEETTTALQAASRKLDKAVSKGVIHKNQAANKKSAMAKAAAKLG; encoded by the coding sequence GTGGCAAACATCAAGTCCCAGATCAAGCGGATCAAGACCAACAACGCCCGCACCGAGCGCAACAAGGCGTACAAGAGCGAGCTGCGTACCCACATCCGCAAGTTCCGTGCCGCGGTCGAGGCCGGCAACGTCGAGGAGACCACCACTGCGCTGCAGGCGGCCTCCCGCAAGCTGGACAAGGCCGTCAGCAAGGGCGTGATCCACAAGAACCAGGCCGCCAACAAGAAGTCGGCGATGGCCAAGGCTGCCGCGAAGCTCGGCTGA
- a CDS encoding dienelactone hydrolase family protein yields MATVAVFPSVLGVRAGIYDFADRLRAAGHDVRIVDYTDGRTFDDYESALAEADEHDRQTVMGHALALAKDDLPTGLVVAGFSMGSAMAQHVALQMQARAAILVAGASPTSTWGEDTTWPGDCPVQIHAKEQDEFLTDDEREEAAGSLRAGGAEVEVFTYAGKGHLFNDKDLAEEYDAEATDLMVQRVVELLERVD; encoded by the coding sequence ATGGCCACCGTCGCAGTGTTCCCCAGCGTCCTCGGCGTCCGCGCCGGCATCTACGACTTCGCCGACCGCCTGCGCGCAGCCGGCCACGACGTCCGCATCGTCGACTACACCGACGGCCGCACCTTCGACGACTACGAGTCCGCGCTGGCCGAGGCCGACGAGCACGACCGGCAGACCGTCATGGGCCACGCCCTCGCCCTCGCCAAGGACGACCTGCCCACCGGCCTGGTGGTGGCGGGCTTCTCCATGGGGTCGGCGATGGCCCAGCACGTGGCGCTGCAGATGCAGGCGCGGGCCGCGATCCTCGTCGCCGGCGCCTCGCCCACGAGCACGTGGGGCGAGGACACGACCTGGCCCGGCGACTGCCCGGTCCAGATCCACGCCAAGGAGCAGGACGAGTTCCTGACCGACGACGAGCGCGAGGAGGCGGCGGGCTCGCTGCGGGCAGGCGGCGCCGAGGTCGAGGTCTTCACGTATGCCGGGAAGGGTCACCTCTTCAACGACAAGGACCTCGCCGAGGAGTACGACGCCGAGGCGACCGACCTGATGGTGCAGCGGGTCGTGGAGCTGCTCGAGCGGGTCGACTGA
- the holA gene encoding DNA polymerase III subunit delta yields the protein MARGKVYAVTAAPASRIPPYVLIAGPETVLADRAVRATLDEVKGLHPDLETITLRGGAYEGGEIAMHASPSLFGNAKAIVVRDLEEATDELQTDLLAHLGAPPVEDVWLVVTHRAGNRGRKVLDTLKKARARVIDCPAIKTDADKAAFVTNEFRAARRKATPDAVRALVEAVGKDTGELASACAQLVQDTTGTIDEDVVGTYYAGRVEATGFKVADAAVAGNAPEALRLLRHAIAGGDNPVPIVAVLALKLRQLVKVGSAGRGPSGQLASALGMAPWQIDRARRDLAGWDAEALGRCIQAVAQADHDVKGGGRDPVYAVERVILTIAREHG from the coding sequence GTGGCTCGTGGCAAGGTGTATGCCGTGACCGCCGCCCCCGCCTCGCGCATCCCGCCGTACGTGCTGATCGCCGGCCCGGAGACCGTGCTCGCGGACCGGGCGGTGCGGGCCACGCTCGACGAGGTCAAGGGGCTGCACCCGGACCTGGAGACGATCACGCTGCGGGGCGGGGCCTACGAGGGCGGCGAGATCGCGATGCACGCGAGCCCCAGCCTGTTCGGCAACGCCAAGGCCATCGTGGTCCGCGACCTGGAGGAGGCCACCGACGAGCTGCAGACCGACCTGCTCGCCCACCTCGGCGCCCCGCCCGTCGAGGACGTGTGGCTCGTGGTCACCCACCGGGCCGGCAACCGCGGCAGGAAGGTGCTGGACACCCTCAAGAAGGCCAGGGCGCGGGTGATCGACTGCCCGGCCATCAAGACCGACGCGGACAAGGCGGCCTTCGTCACCAACGAGTTCCGCGCGGCCCGGCGCAAGGCCACCCCGGACGCGGTGCGGGCCCTGGTGGAGGCCGTCGGCAAGGACACCGGCGAGCTCGCGTCCGCGTGCGCCCAGCTGGTGCAGGACACCACCGGCACGATCGACGAGGACGTCGTCGGGACCTACTACGCGGGTCGGGTGGAGGCGACGGGCTTCAAGGTGGCCGACGCGGCCGTGGCGGGCAACGCCCCGGAGGCGCTGCGGCTGCTGCGGCACGCCATCGCCGGCGGGGACAACCCGGTCCCGATCGTCGCGGTCCTGGCCCTCAAGCTGCGCCAGCTCGTCAAGGTCGGGTCCGCCGGGCGGGGGCCGTCCGGTCAGCTCGCGTCCGCGCTCGGGATGGCGCCCTGGCAGATCGACCGCGCCCGCCGAGACCTGGCCGGGTGGGACGCGGAGGCGCTGGGGCGGTGCATCCAGGCGGTCGCGCAGGCGGACCACGACGTCAAGGGCGGGGGTCGCGACCCGGTGTATGCCGTGGAGCGGGTGATCCTCACCATCGCGCGCGAGCACGGCTGA
- a CDS encoding ATP-dependent DNA helicase: MPHPDLDRYLTAAVGGVGGSTRPGQVAMARAVSDAIERDEHLLVQAGTGTGKSLAYLVPSLLHALDSDHPVVVATATLALQAQIVDRDLPRLAEAVTPLAGRRPTYALVKGRRNYVCRHKLDGGMPDDDESTLLGVGAVDAQAGRLGQEVLRLRGWAEQTASGDRDELVPGVSERAWRQVSVSARECLGMRCPQRAECFVEQAREAAKEVDVVVTNHSFMAIDAFEGRVMLPEHDVLIVDEAHELVDRVTATVTDELSAGIVATASRRANRLSDDAPVLAEAGDLLGEALDALEEGKIDDPPQSLVQALMRVRDVARAVQSDLKPDKGEEDADAGARKVAQAAVGEVFDTAERILEGRELDVVWLGKDPRRGGVLRVAPMSVAMDLREHVFGERTVVLTSATLELGGSFDAVAGTLGLRGSGAPAYTGLDVGSPFDYPRQAIAYVARHLPPPGRDGAAPETFDEIEALVRASGGRALGLFSSMRAAQAATEALRERFAADGTPIQVLCQGEDQITTLVRQFAREPHTALLGTLTLWQGVDVPGSSCQLVIIDRIPFPRPDDPLASARTQAIGRMGGNGFMAVSATHAALRLAQGAGRLIRRADDRGVVAFLDPRMMTARYAGFLQKSLPPFWPTTDRELVLQALRRLDETAAPVTPVLEPGLRSLTGEVTTDAVAATPRPSADPHPAPPSTRSAVTSGHPWTDDEDEELREGVDAGLGLDELADHFELEPEVVEARLAALRLSLQPQAGFDLG; the protein is encoded by the coding sequence GTGCCGCACCCAGACCTGGATCGCTATCTCACCGCCGCCGTCGGGGGAGTGGGTGGCAGCACCCGGCCCGGGCAGGTGGCCATGGCCCGGGCGGTCTCGGACGCCATCGAGCGCGACGAGCACCTGCTCGTCCAGGCAGGCACGGGCACCGGCAAGTCGCTCGCCTATCTCGTGCCCAGCCTGCTGCACGCCCTGGACAGCGACCACCCGGTGGTGGTGGCGACGGCAACCCTGGCGCTGCAGGCCCAGATCGTGGACCGGGACCTGCCCCGGCTCGCCGAGGCGGTGACCCCGCTGGCGGGTCGGCGCCCGACGTACGCGCTGGTCAAGGGTCGCCGCAACTATGTCTGCCGGCACAAGCTCGACGGCGGGATGCCTGACGACGACGAGAGCACGCTGCTCGGGGTCGGTGCCGTCGACGCGCAGGCCGGACGCCTCGGGCAGGAGGTGCTGCGGCTGCGCGGCTGGGCCGAGCAGACCGCCTCGGGCGACCGGGACGAGCTGGTGCCGGGCGTCTCCGAGCGGGCCTGGCGGCAGGTGAGCGTGAGTGCCCGCGAGTGCCTGGGGATGCGCTGCCCGCAGCGGGCCGAGTGCTTCGTGGAGCAGGCGCGCGAGGCGGCCAAGGAGGTCGACGTCGTCGTCACCAACCACTCGTTCATGGCGATCGACGCCTTCGAGGGACGGGTGATGCTGCCCGAGCACGACGTGCTGATCGTCGACGAGGCCCACGAGCTGGTCGACCGGGTGACGGCGACGGTCACCGACGAGCTGTCCGCCGGGATCGTGGCGACGGCCTCGCGACGCGCCAACCGGCTATCCGACGACGCCCCCGTGCTGGCGGAGGCGGGAGACCTCCTCGGCGAGGCGCTCGACGCCCTGGAGGAGGGCAAGATCGACGACCCGCCGCAGTCGCTCGTGCAGGCCCTGATGCGGGTGCGCGACGTGGCCCGCGCGGTGCAGTCCGACCTCAAGCCGGACAAGGGCGAGGAGGACGCCGACGCCGGTGCCCGCAAGGTCGCCCAGGCCGCGGTCGGCGAGGTCTTCGACACCGCCGAGCGGATCCTGGAGGGCCGCGAGCTCGACGTGGTGTGGCTGGGCAAGGATCCGCGCCGCGGGGGCGTGCTGCGGGTGGCTCCGATGAGCGTCGCCATGGACCTGCGCGAGCACGTCTTCGGCGAGCGGACCGTGGTGCTGACCTCGGCGACCCTGGAGCTGGGCGGCAGCTTCGACGCCGTCGCGGGGACGCTCGGGTTGCGCGGCAGCGGCGCGCCCGCCTACACCGGGCTCGACGTGGGCTCGCCGTTCGACTACCCCCGGCAGGCCATCGCCTACGTCGCCCGCCACCTGCCACCACCCGGCCGCGACGGGGCCGCGCCGGAGACGTTCGACGAGATCGAGGCGCTCGTGCGGGCCTCCGGCGGGCGGGCGCTGGGGCTCTTCTCCTCGATGCGGGCGGCGCAGGCGGCCACGGAGGCGCTGCGCGAGCGGTTCGCGGCGGACGGGACGCCGATCCAGGTCCTGTGCCAGGGGGAGGACCAGATCACCACGCTGGTGCGACAGTTCGCCCGTGAGCCGCACACCGCGCTGCTCGGCACGCTGACGCTGTGGCAGGGCGTCGACGTGCCCGGGTCCTCCTGCCAGCTGGTCATCATCGACCGGATCCCCTTCCCGCGGCCGGACGACCCGCTCGCGTCGGCGCGCACGCAGGCGATCGGGCGGATGGGCGGCAACGGCTTCATGGCCGTCTCGGCGACCCACGCCGCGCTGCGGCTCGCCCAGGGCGCAGGGCGGCTGATCCGGCGGGCCGACGACCGTGGCGTGGTGGCCTTCCTCGATCCCCGGATGATGACCGCGAGGTATGCCGGTTTCCTGCAGAAGTCCTTGCCGCCCTTCTGGCCCACCACCGACCGCGAGCTGGTGCTCCAGGCACTGCGCCGCCTCGACGAGACCGCCGCACCGGTGACCCCTGTCCTGGAGCCCGGGCTGCGCTCGCTGACCGGTGAGGTGACGACCGACGCCGTGGCCGCGACGCCGCGCCCGTCGGCCGACCCGCACCCGGCCCCGCCGTCGACCCGGTCGGCCGTGACCTCCGGCCACCCGTGGACCGACGACGAGGACGAGGAGCTGCGCGAGGGCGTCGACGCGGGCCTGGGCCTCGACGAGCTCGCCGACCACTTCGAGCTGGAGCCCGAGGTGGTCGAGGCGCGGCTGGCCGCGCTGCGCCTGTCGCTGCAGCCGCAGGCCGGCTTCGACCTGGGGTGA